The Denticeps clupeoides chromosome 1, fDenClu1.1, whole genome shotgun sequence genome segment GCGAGAGCAGCACCCCTTATCTGGGTATGAAAAAGTGCCCCCCCCTCCAGCCCAATGGGGTGCTCCCCAGGGCAAAGTCCACCTATGAGGTCAGTGTGTCATCACTGGAGGGTCCTCCGCCTGTGCCACCACCACCCATCCCTGTGCCCGGTCCCCCAGACAGGATGATGGAAAGGAGACATTTGCCACTCAGGATGATAGTGCCCCCTGGTCACAGACCTATCACATGCTTCTACACCCCAGCTGTGCCCTTCCAgccaccactaccaccaccaccaccaccaccaggggAACCAGGAGAACATACGCCCGACCTACGGACCAATGACAGGCTGCTTGTTCAATCACAGAATAGCCCAGGGAGACCGTACTCCTCCTATGACCTGAAGGTGCTCCTTTGTTTTACTTCAAACTGCAGATTTTATGCCAGTGAGGGAATGAGCACAGCTGCTTTACTGGGTAATCAGAACACCCAGATACACTGTATAAAGTCCATTTGTGTCAGTTTAATTAAACTGAGTGTTGACCAAgttcactttatttcatttatgatTAATTTGccaaatgattaattattttgtttcatttgaacAGTTACATTACAGATTAAATTACAGTTTAACCTAACATCCCATGATATATGCACTTAGAAAATACCATTACAAAATATCTTACGGCCTTAGATTATGCAAGAACATTATGCTGAGTGGGGGTGTAATGTGCTGACCAGTGTTACTGGTTTCTGCTAGATGCCTGTAGATGGTGTTAGCACAGAGCACTTTAGGCGGTAGGGCACTTAAGCTGCTTCCTAGTGTAGCTGCTAATGATAGCTCCATTAAAGCTGTTGGTTTCGTGGTGATAAAGTTTGATTTAAGTGTCCAGGGCCATGGCACCTTGACAAATGTTAATATGTTATTTTAGCAGCATCTTAAGCTTGTGCTGAATCTCTTGGATTTGTGGGACATTCAGTGTTTCTGCCATGCGCATGAGATCCCTGCCTAGGATCAGTGGCTGTATTGTTGCTTCTATCTATGAATATTAGTTCATCTTCACGACTCTGTATGATAAACGGATAAACGGAAAGGAAAGTGAATGGGAAAGCCATTGTTGTGTTTGCTGTTTTTAAACAGCATTATTTCTGCTCAGGCATGACTGAGGGCAGACTTGACCATACAGTAGCTCACTCCTTAGGTACAAAGAGGTATTATGGTATATATCTCTGCACGGCCTAACTttataaataagaataaaaaaaaaacattatcacTACCTAAAACATCCAGGACCTAGTACAAATACAAAGGATGCACCACCCAAAATCAAATGTGGACTAGAAGCCTACTAGAAACAGCCTAGAAAGTAACAACAGGCCTAGACACCTACCTTAATGCCAGAAATAAATGCCTCTTaaaaatcttacaaaaaaaGTATTCTGTAGCTAGCCAAATTACAATGTTCAGGAGAGATCCTCCATGAAACACTTCAACCTGAAAATGATCAAAAGGCAAAACACCACTCCCAACAGCAAACAAATGCATGGGTAATACCCCACAAGAGTAGATGAGGATGATGTGGACCAATATAAGACCAACCAATGGCTGAAACATCATCACTGCCCAATTAATCTAGAATAGGGAACTAGCAAGAACTGTCAATGATCTGATTCCTCTCATTTTAAACAAgccaacaaaaaacacaaaatagagtgtgttttgggtgacagaaataatcatGCACTCATAATCTATTTATAATCTATTTATCCtcaggatgcctttgaccttacagtaGTGTCAATTCACAGACTTATTGTGTAGCACTGCAGTTAAAATAATTGTGCCCTGCATGGGAATATAAACAGTTTAACATATTTTTGGCTGTTTTTACCTTtcataacattaataataattatcctTACTACAGAAACAGGGTAATTCATATCTTGATTTTAGCtagtaaaatgtaatttaatttacagACCGACGCACTCATGAGACACCAGTCTGGCTTCTTTGCCAGTGGGACCAGCAGCCCCCTGGTAAGTGGCGTCCGGCCTCACCAGACGGTGCGCTCGTCCTGCAGCTATACCATCGGCCTGTCCCCTAATATTAGCCTGAGGCCTAACGGACCGGAGCCATTCCTGCGCCACTCAGCCAGCACCAACCCGGGCTTCTTTCCCAGGCAAGACAGTCCATCCCAGCCTAGGCCCTCGCCAACTGGCTCCTTGGCCACCAGTCCGCAAGGGACCTGCTCGCCGGCTTTCAGGCCCCCTCTGTACCCTTCTCCAAGGCCACCTCCCGACCCGCCAAAGGTGACCCATGAGCAGTTTAAGGCTGCCCTGCAGATGGTAGTTGACAAAGGGGATCCACGGTCGTACTTGGACAACTTTATGAAGATTGGCGAGGGATCCACTGGTGTGGTGTGCATTGCTCGGGAGAAACACAGTGGCCGGCAGGTGGCTGTTAAAATGATGGACCTTCGGAGGCAGCAGCGGCGTGAGCTTCTGTTTAATGAGGTAAATTAGGACACTGCCAGCTACATATATGTTTAATCACTTCACTCTAGTGCAATACTATTTCCATCTAGTTACAAAATCTATGTTTTAACTTGTTTTGTATTTAGAATTTAGTGCAATACTTAATGGGAACTGTAGAATATTACCAGACACATTACAGTCTAGGCTAAATAACACCAGGTCTGCAGTCTATAGAACACAATGGCTGAGATGCTTCATACAGTCactaataacaacaataacaataacgCAATCCTAAATGAAAATCAAAATGGTAAACAACTTCTAAAGGCTTAGTGCCTCATTCTTAAGCATTctcaaatacataaatatggCTGAAATCTCTTGCTCCTGGCGTGTTAAGGTGGTCATCATGAGGGATTACCAACATAGGAACGTGGTGCAGATGTTCAAAAGTGCCCTGGTAGAGGAGGAGCTCTGGGTCATAATGGAGTACCTTCAGGGAGGAGCTTTAACCAACATTGTCTCTGAAACCAGGTACTGCATACTCAACACATGGGCTCACACACCATTTTCATACATGAGTCACATAGACTGTTTCTGCTTGTTGGGTGCATCAAGGTTGATATTTCTGCCAAAACCTTATTATCTTATCTTCTTTGTGCAAGGGTTGTGTGGCACCCATCATCAAAAACCATTCATAGCGCACATGCTTTCTGAGTTCTTCCTTGTGGCCACAGGGGGGCAGTGCAGCAGTAGGGTCAACACATTCTCTCACTGACAGGTCAcagttcttgatttaaaaatatttttatgtaaaacgAGAGCGAATTGAAATCCTGCTTTTGAAATAATCAGTCTGATGGTTCTCGTTACCACCCATATAAAAACAGCTCAGTCAGGCCCAGTCCAGAAAGTAAATAGCTTTGGCAGTGTTGCGTATGTCAACTCTTCCCTTCACTCCTTCTTTAAGATGCAGGGCAAGCGCTGGCTCTTATGACAGAGACAGGTTCTGACCAAAGAGTCAAGTATCAGGGAAGATCATATTGAGGGCGATGGATTTCATTCCCCTGACAGGTCAGCACAGGCCAAATCCAGTTTTGTACAGACTGTTGTGTTCAGTCACAGTCATTCTTAATGTATATGGACGATGAAGATAccacttttttaaataattaaggTACTACTGGCAAATCCACTACAGAAATTAATACATGACAATTCTCCCTTTCTTTAATGTGCCCTTATTAGATATTGCCTAAAAGATTGTGGGCCCACTATTCCCCACAGTTAAATTAATCTGTGGCCTACTTATTATGTTTTGAatgtagattttattttattttagtattaGGTGTTGAGGACACTCCACCAAAATTCTTTTTCATCTGTCTGTGTTCATTCTGAAAGCCTCATAATGGAAATACTGCTCTAAAACTAAATACCGCACTTAGCACACAATAAACCAATTATATACAATTACAGtgtaaatatacttttaataCTCATTGATATAGTTCTGATCCCACCAGAGTTTAGTCTGATTTGAGGACAATGTCTGAATGAATGCGTTCTGTGTAAATTACTTTTGTAATTTATGAATTATCCTGTGCTTGTGATCTTATGTCTCCTTAGGCTGACAGAGGAGCAGATAGCTACTGTGTGTGAAGCTGTTCTCCAAGCCCTGGCCTATTTGCACTCCCAGGGGGTGATTCACAGGGACATCAAGAGTGACTCCATTCTGCTTACCCTAGATGGAAGGGTGAGCAACTAATGCAATGCAATTCTCACCACTCACCAGCATAAACACTAAAGCATCACTGAGAGAGTGTGATGAAACAACGCGTTCTgagaaagtaaaagaaaaaaagacaatcatTGTCTCAGCAAGCTTAacatgtgtcatctgcatttaacacgtcatccttggtgagcagtgggcagccatgaaaggcgcctggggagcagtgtgtggggactgtactttgctcactgtcaccttggcggttcaggattcgaacctacaaccttctgattatgggttcgtttccttacatgctaggcctTCCACTGCCTAGCAAGTATGTGCTCTGACTGCTGCATCCGGCAGTGTTGCTGTGACACTTGGGTTGGTGACATGTCTACTCTCTCCCCTTGCTACAAAAGTAGTTTTTGAAACTTCTCTGAAACCAAGAAGAAAAAACCTAGCACATTAGTCAGACATTTGCTTCTGTTTTCGATGTTTTATATGCTATAATTTTGTACTAACTCTGTGTTTATTAATTTGACTCCCTTTCAAGATCAAGCTATCAGATTTTGGGTTTTGTGCCCAGATCAGCAAAGACATTCCCAAAAGGAAGTCATTAGTGGGGACACCATACTGGATGGCTCCTGAGGTCATCTCAAAATCTCCTTATGGTACAGAGGTAATAGAGAGCAACCtcctatttattattattatttgtggttCTCTTTTTCAGGCTACACTACCAGTTTATAGGATAAACACATCTATCTTTAGGAAGCTACAAAGACTATAACAGAGGCTGTCTTGAAGAATCTATCAAAGGAAACATAGCTTTTAGTCTTTTTGAGAGAATAAAACAAAGAATGTTTCATTAATCAGACATCTCAGAGTTGGCACTCTTTAACttttgtcatcatcataagcagcttcattagatgatcattaacatgagcAAAGGAAATGCTGCCAAGATAGGAAGTCAGGACTGTTATAAAGCACCCCCATTGACTAAAATATGGTGGTTGACAGAAGTCAAGCATGTGAAATGATGCCATCACAGCAGAAGTTCAGTGCTTTGAAGGACCtaatttttcatttgtgtatattttaccTCATGCAAGCCAGAAATCAGTAGGTGTGCTGAAACTATTGACCGGTGGAATAAATGTcaacaaaagagaaataaatcaaTGCGTTAGAGGGTAACAGTACCtgttatgtttgtgtgtgttgtatggcATTGAGCTGTTGTTTTGGTTTGCCATAGGTGGATATCTGGTCTCTGGGCATCATGGTGGTAGAAATGGTGGATGGAGAGCCTCCTTACTTCAGTGAGACTCCAGTTGCAGCCATGAAGAGATTGCGGGATGAACCTGCACCTACAGTCCGCAACTCTCAACTGGTGAGTGATTCATGGGTTCATACGTTTATATTTGATGTAGGGAAAAAACCTGAGCCTCAAAAGAATTTCAGTAATACAGTGTCAGCTGTATATGTCATGTACAGGTTCtatgtatatacacattcatacacagacTGTAacacatgatgatgatgatgatgcataGATCCTCTATTTTTTTAGCCCTATTTTCCTAGTGCTATAATAGACATGTATCATATGTGGTCCCTTCATTAATATGTACTAACATAATCCTCTGGATTTACATCAGTTTCTGCATCTTTAACTAACCTTGTTGTTTGCTTTTTCTGTCACTCCAAATATTTAAATGGGAAGAGTACATGGTGATGATAGACCTCTTCCTTTACAACCTCTTGATGTCAAAATTCACAAAGCAgcacaaacagtgttaccagATAACTGCTTCAAATCCTCCAAAAATTCACCTACAACAGACACAAAACTAGCTGATAAGTAATTAATAGACACAACTGATTAGTGACACTTGTGCAGGATGGGACTAAAGGTCCCCcacacaataatacatttaaaaaagtgaaaatggcaatcatttcatttcatttcatttgaaaccTTTGATATCTAAAAGTGCACTCCAAGAACTGGGGACTGGTCTCTCAACTCTAAACAAATGAATGATCTTCTGCAAGCAAACGTTCACTGATTTTTGTTACCTTAATATGTTCTAATTTAATCATCTGGAATTACATCAGTTTCTGCATCTTTAAAAGTGGTTCTCAACAAGCAATATTTCCCCAAACACAAAACCATTCAATCGGGCAACACAGAGCTCAACATCCTGCCTCCTCCCTTGTCAGGATATCAGAAATGTGATTTCTGTTATAATCATCTCAGAATCATGCTCATTACAAAATTCTGATTGAAATTCCAAAACAAAAATC includes the following:
- the pak6 gene encoding serine/threonine-protein kinase PAK 6, with the translated sequence MFRKKKKKRPEISAPKNFEHRVHTSFDAKRGCFVGLPTQWQSIIDNLRRPKPVVDPSRITPVELKPKKTIVRGSFIGHGDYISAMLSDMSRLSVTSSNSLRKSSPSARKRAQSLGRLGEVNEGETYQYEDLAHDYQTPDWQDRVQSESSTPYLGMKKCPPLQPNGVLPRAKSTYEVSVSSLEGPPPVPPPPIPVPGPPDRMMERRHLPLRMIVPPGHRPITCFYTPAVPFQPPLPPPPPPPGEPGEHTPDLRTNDRLLVQSQNSPGRPYSSYDLKTDALMRHQSGFFASGTSSPLVSGVRPHQTVRSSCSYTIGLSPNISLRPNGPEPFLRHSASTNPGFFPRQDSPSQPRPSPTGSLATSPQGTCSPAFRPPLYPSPRPPPDPPKVTHEQFKAALQMVVDKGDPRSYLDNFMKIGEGSTGVVCIAREKHSGRQVAVKMMDLRRQQRRELLFNEVVIMRDYQHRNVVQMFKSALVEEELWVIMEYLQGGALTNIVSETRLTEEQIATVCEAVLQALAYLHSQGVIHRDIKSDSILLTLDGRIKLSDFGFCAQISKDIPKRKSLVGTPYWMAPEVISKSPYGTEVDIWSLGIMVVEMVDGEPPYFSETPVAAMKRLRDEPAPTVRNSQLISPVLKDFLDRMLTRDPLERASATDLLEHPFLLKSSSPQCLVPLVEQYRKRMSHC